A window from Ovis canadensis isolate MfBH-ARS-UI-01 breed Bighorn chromosome 4, ARS-UI_OviCan_v2, whole genome shotgun sequence encodes these proteins:
- the LOC138439830 gene encoding putative DBH-like monooxygenase protein 2: protein MSGKLPLFKIGASPSSCSALGPVPIQGQGDRLGPAPRLRYSRFLDPSNAVFLRWDFDFEAEIITFELQVRTAGWVGLGVTNRYSRAGGDLVVGGVSPDGNVYFSDQHLVDEDTLEEDGSQDAELQGLTEDAVYTTMRFSRPFRSCDPHDQDITSDTVRVLAAYGLDDTPKIDRERTFVKSIFLLQIVHPDDLDAPEDTIIHDLEITDFLIPEDDTTYACTFLPLPIVSKKHHIYKFEPKLVQHSDTIVHHILVYACGNASALPTGISDCYGADPAFSLCSQVIVGWAVGGASYQFPDDVGISIGTPLDPQWIRLEIHYSNFHNLPGLYDSSGIRVYYTAHLRKFDMGVLQLGVFTFPIHFIPPSAESFRSYGLCKTEKFEEMNRAPVPDIQVFGYLLHTHLAGRALQAVQYRNGTQLRVICKDDAYDFNLQETRDLPYRVVIKPGDELLVECRYQTLDRDSLTFGGPSTINEMCLVFLFYYPRNNVSSCQGYPDIIYVAHELGEEVSDSMEGMMAMSNVEWTPESIKKAENACKEAQQTVIIKTIDELVENTTGWIRDINPTPRGPCLESSGGKVESQDKTPAGFRAAPGVLSGSSSATLRCLPLATLLFGQGALSWLLATLQAGI from the exons ATGAGCGGAAA GCTCCCGCTCTTCAAGATCGGTGCCTCCCcaagctcctgctctgctcttgGCCCGGTTCCTATCCAGGGCCAAG GTGATCGCCTTGGCCCCGCGCCACGTCTGCGTTATTCCAGGTTCCTAGACCCTTCTAACGCTGTTTTCCTGCGCTGGGACTTTGACTTTGAGGCTGAAATCATCACTTTCGAGCTCCAGGTCCGGACAGCTGGCTGGGTGGGCTTGGGTGTCACCAATCGCTACAGCAGAGCAGGAGGTGACCTGGTTGTCGGAGGCGTCTCGCCTGACGGCAATGTTTATTTCTCG GACCAGCACCTGGTGGATGAAGACACGCTGGAGGAGGATGGGAGCCAGGATGCAGAGCTGCAGGGGCTGACGGAAGATGCCGTCTACACCACCATGCGCTTCTCCAGGCCCTTCCGCTCCTGCGACCCTCACGACCAAGACATCACG AGCGACACTGTGAGGGTGCTGGCCGCCTACGGCCTGGATGACACCCCAAAGATAGATCGGGAGCGTACTTTTGTGAAGTCCATCTTCCTGCTCCAAATCGTCCACCCTGATGATCTCGATGCCCCCGAGGACACCATCATCCATGACTTGGAGATCACTGAT TTCCTCATCCCAGAGGATGACACCACGTACGCCTgcaccttcctccctctccccatcgTTAGCAAGAAGCACCACATCTACAAG TTCGAGCCCAAGTTGGTCCAGCACAGCGACACAATTGTGCACCACATCCTGGTGTACGCCTGCGGCAATGCCAGCGCTCTCCCAACCGGCATCAGCGACTGCTACGGGGCCGACCCCGCCTTCTCCCTCTGCTCGCAGGTCATCGTGGGCTGGGCTGTCGGGGGCGCA AGTTACCAGTTTCCAGACGACGTGGGCATTTCTATTGGGACGCCCTTGGACCCCCAGTGGATCCGCCTGGAGATTCATTACAGCAATTTTCACAATCTGCCTG GTCTGTACGACTCATCGGGGATCCGAGTATACTACACCGCGCACCTGCGCAAGTTTGACATGGGCGTCCTGCAGCTGGGCGTCTTCACTTTCCCCATCCACTTCATCCCCCCCAGCGCCGAGTCCTTCAGGTCCTATGGACTGTGTAAGACGGAGAAGTTTGAAGAG ATGAACCGGGCTCCAGTGCCCGACATCCAAGTCTTCGGCTACCTGCTCCACACCCACTTGGCCGGCCGCGCTCTGCAGGCGGTGCAGTACAG AAATGGAACTCAACTCCGCGTAATCTGTAAAGATGATGCCTACGACTTCAATCTGCAGGAGACTCGAGATTTACCTTATCGAGTGGTGATCAAGCCG GGGGATGAATTGCTGGTAGAGTGTCGCTACCAGACGCTGGACCGTGACTCCCTGACATTC gggggtccCAGCACCATTAACGAGATGTGCCTCGTCTTTCTCTTCTACTATCCCCGAAACAACGTCTCCAGCTGCCAGGGGTACCCTGACATCATCTATGTGGCCCACGAGCTGGGGGAGGAGGTATCAGA CTCCATGGAGGGCATGATGGCCATGAGCAATGTGGAGTGGACCCCAGAGAGcattaagaaggctgagaatGCCTGCAAGGAGGCCCAGCAGACAGTGATAATAAAGACCATTGAT GAGCTAGTGGAAAACACCACAGGCTGGATTCGGGACATCAACCCTACTCCCCGGGGCCCTTGTTTGGAGTCCTCTGGAGGCAAAGTGGAGTCCCAGGACAAAACCCCTGCAGGCTTCAGGGCGGCCCCCGGGGTCCTCTCGGGGTCCAGCAGTGCCACCCTGAGGTGCCTCCCCCTGGCCACCCTCTTGTTTGGGCAGGGGGCCCTGTCTTGGCTCCTTGCCACCCTGCAGGCTGGAATCTGA